The genome window tttgtggtatttctgtttcaggtaattgaaaattgcaagtcagcagtgtctgagaaaatggtcaGCAGTGATGATATCAttgtcactgtcaaaatggcaacCAGTGAGCTACTTCCTCATCTTTGGGAAGAGGTAGTAGTCTACAGATGCCAAATCGGATGAACAGGTCAAATGAAGATGACTGCGGAAAGGCCGATGTCGTGCATTTTCTCAGACATCACTTGCAGTTGCAGTTTTCGGTTgcctgaaacagaaacaccacaaaGGTTATTAACTTCAATCTCTCTGCAGAATCACTCACAGagttgaagtgtgtgtgcatgtaactAGAGCTGTTAAATTCATCTCCGTTTACCTTAGGTCATGAACCTAAATCACTCTTGCTATATGACAGAGGATCGCCTCAGTGACAATGTCTATGATCCGGACATAATGAGAAGCAGGTCTGcaagttttctgttttcatcagcGGGTTACCTGCTTTGATGGTGCGGCAGTATCACAGAAACtaatatttcagaaataaaaatgacaggcAATGACTGTGTAATGAAGTTTATAAGagtatttttttattgaagTTGAAATTAAAGCAtttgtaaaattaaaacattgaAATTAAAGCTTtaccaaaaataaacagttgaaaTTAAAGCATTTTTTACCTTACAGTAgaagcacacacatatataaaagCTGTAACAGCTTTCAATCCatgataaatataaatacttAAAAGCTTATGTCATGTTAATTATAAATATTGCATACAAAATTTTGTCCACATGTCAATGGATAACAAACATATTAGGTTAATTCAAGtacaaaatagagaaatgcaaaTTGGCACAGATGTGAAGTTGAATTTGGAAATCCCTTCACTCTGCTGACAGGTATTGTCAGTGCAAGAGTTCCCATCTTTGAAGATATCCTGGGGATTCGTTAACTTAATTCTCTTTCTCCAGTCCCTCCAACCACTCCAGCACAGTGTCCAGCTCTCCCATGGCCTTCTGTGCTGCCTGGCTGATTTGAAGCTGctcagagagaaggagagagcaaAGATGAAAAACTGGCTCAATGATGAGCACAACTGTATAGAAACAATTTTCAGTTTGCTTTGTCTTGTTAGGGTTGAGCACTTTGGTTAATGGAAGCTGCAGCTGTAATGCTGAGCTACAGACCTACATATCCATAGACTTGTAAATAATTATAGGTCACTTAGGACCCTAACCTGGTTTGGTGGTTTATGCACATCACACCTTTGTGTTTAGAGATATCGTCACATGATATCTGATATaattatgattaaaaaaagattcCTGATACAATGTTTGTGCCTTCAAACTTTGCTTACAGCTGCTGAAAGCAACAAATTTCTATACAGAGGTGAAATGACTGGCATCTGGGGCTGGCTCCCTGGCACCCTCTGCAGTCTGCTCTGAGAATGTGGGCCATGAAAAGATGTTTATGTCTAGTATAGTGAGTTATTCCATATACTACATACCTTGATAAACTCAGCATGGAGGGAGTCAATTTTCCTCTGGGTTTCCTCTCCACATTGGCAGTGCTGCATAGAGCAGAGCATAATTATTAGAACAACTTAGGGgctgttaaaattaaaatcacattttattattgAACAACTGACTTACACATTTATGTATGTCTCTTCTGATGCTGACAAAAGCATTGGCCAGAGCGCTGGAGCTGCGCTGCTGCTGAGGCTCTGTAGAGGCATAGTTGTTGAACACCCTCTCAACATAGAAACGCAGCACAAGATGCATGAAGCAGCACGTCTGTCCCTCCTGACAGAGACATACAAAGGTCAGatgataaaatatgtttaaaaaaaaaaaaaaaaaaaaaaatctaaaacgGGTGAGGATGGAAAGCACACAAACATCACTATCTGGCATAAGTACTCACCTGAACACCCTTTATCAGTGATCTGTCCAAAAGTTTTACTCCAATCTCACTGTCTCCTGCTACCTgtcatgtaaaaaaacaaaaaaattagtATTGCTCTCTGACGTTTCTGCAAATTTCCACCTACTTAAAGAGGACATAAACAGTGTATGTTGTGAATAGCTTCtggtatgtttatgtgtatatgtgtgtagtCAAGTGATTGCCTGTGTCTGCATGCTATGCTGGATGAGGCAGCCACATTTGTTGAttgctgtgatttattttgagtcagtgtttttgaatgtgtgtgggtgtgtgtttgtgtacgtgtgAGTGACTTAAACTCACCACATCCGATCGTATGGTAGAGTAATATTTGCGCAGCTCGTGTGTGTGAACTTTGACGGAGCAGCTGTCCAGATGCACAGTTCGGCTCTCGGCAGGTTTGCTCAGACAgctgagcaggaggagcaggcagagagagcagcCGAGCAGCATCTTCATCACTGTGGTTATCTGTTGGCAAAACTaaaggaaacattttgtttgttgaaaTCTCTTCAAATAAATTACTCATTGGTCATCATGTGAAGATAAGAATTCCTCTgttgaatgtaaaataaattccCAGAGCTTGGCGTGACATCTTCCTAattcttgttttgtcagaccaaTAGTCCCAAAACTATAAATACTCAATTCATTATGGtttataaaatttacaaaaaagagaaaatcagtaAATCGAAAAACTTCAGAAGCTAAAGTcatataatacataatacatgaCATAACTGATTAGCTGATCCATCATTAATCTTCTGACACACTAATATTTCATTACTTTCAAAAATCTAAGGCATCACTATCTTAAGACCATTGTACCTGTCTATCAACAGATAAGGAAAAAGGCCATCGCAATGCTCAGGTACCATCACCCACCACTATGACCCAGAGCACACCTGTggactcacctgtgtgtgtgtttctcagaggAGGATACCCGAGAGAGCTGTGTCCCTGTGCTTTCATGCTGCCTCCTTTTATATTGGAGTGAGGGGGATTTCACCAGGTATTGCACAGcttacacagacacatacacacacctgcacctGTGCATGTACTCGCTCACTAATTGGTTTACAGGAGAAGGAAGTGTGTGTTGCAATTAAAGGAACTGCCAGTGGATGTCTCAATACGTGATTTGAAGAAAGGGAAAAGGAATGACCGTGGATTTCCTCCTCCGTGAAGTACGGTGTCATCACTGTAGAGGAACGCCTTCGCTGTCAGGGATGTGCTGTGTAATTATGAGTCATTCATTAGATTAGATTGttgtctctgctctgcagctTTAATCCATTCAGCTTATGTGTTCCTTGTGACAAAGTAGTCActccaatatttttttctcttatgagtttttaaaatatgtgtagCTGTTGTTTTAGGTGGAAAGTGTTTTGCACCAACATTAGTTTTGTCTTATGTCCAGCTTCTTTTCAGGCACCATACTGTATAACTCCTGCACTGTGAAACACAGGCCTGCTCATTTTCCTCGAGGAGCACCGTCAGTGGAAGTGACTTCATTCCTGTCAGACAAGTCCTGATCAGAAACACCCACGGGACCTGCTCACCCACTTGTCTGGCCAGGTTTAACTTCTGATGACTGCCAAAAAGTCACTGTCAGTGGAAAGAATCATGAGCAGGGAACTCCAATGGAAACGGGAAAAACCTGTGTTTATGGATTGATATGAAATCAATCAATAGCTTCTCTAGGAATATAACTGTAAATGGGGAAGTGCAAAATTTCCTTGTTTCAAATTGGACCTTCCTCCGACGTGCCTGTCAACGCAACAGATTTCCCTCCAGGGAATATATGTCAGCGTCTGTGGTTAAAAATAGCAGACAACACTTTGCGGGGCAGGAATGGTTAGTGCTTGTTTCTAACCACTAGAGGTCATCACAAAGTTTTTTTGAATATGGAAAATCCTCTAATGATTCCCAGTCTCTGATTTTGTTGCACTGCTTCAGCAGCATCTACTGGTCCAACATATCTGTGCTTATATAATACGCTTTTACCAGAAAGTATGAGTATGAGTAAAGTATGAGTTATATGTTTGTGAGATTGAGTTACAGGTCTTTTCACACAAGCCAGTAACAGAAACACCAGACAGTACTGTATCATAATTCTGCTGTAATTGGTTAAGCCGGTGGCGCGGAACCTTTTCTGAGCTGTGACccattaaaacaacacaatatcTCTTTGTGAATCATTGTCACAGGCTTCATGTCAATGATTTGTAAACAGTTCAACcaaagagtgattttttttttttcatttgattagTGTTAAGAGGCCAGAGGAGACAATTTATCTTTCAAAGGCAATAGAAGTttgaaaaaagaacatttctgtGGCagataaatgtctttttcttcagtCTTATCTCAATCATTATCTCCCGATGCCTCAGAGTTATTTCGTCTTCCCTGAGGGGGTCCTGACAAATGACCTACTTCTAACCACTGTTACTCTTTGCTAATGCactttgttttatctttctgACGTTTGTCATGATTTTCAAGACTTTCCCTTTGATACATGTCGTAATTGTGCAGTCTTTGTATATCTTTGCTTTAGGTTTGTTACGTTATATTTCATGGCTGAGAGGAACTATtagaagtaaaataataataacaaatcaATACATATACTGATGTCACACAAATTATTGGGGAAAGAGCTATGTGGAGTGATTGTCTtgtgaacagaaacattatAAATAGCgatttgtttacattcatgGTCAAAAACTCCAGAGGGTGCCTTTAAGAAAAATGGCGCTCTAAGATTTAACTTGACTTTCCCTCAGAATTACTGTGACATAAGTTGCTTTGGTGGTGAGAAAGTCTCACAAATCAAATTTCTAATTTAGATTAAATTAATCATCAAACATGATCAAATGATCaaagaaaaagttttattttccgTTATTTGTACAAAGCGTCTTTATACAGAAGAATAATATACAGAAGACTACGAATAAAAAGAAtagaatgacatttttacatggaGTACCTTGAAAATCACAGGCACATTTGGGACAGTTTCAACTACATGGTAGTTATGTTTTAAACTGGTTCTTCTGGTTGTTCTTAATGGTGGCAGCTCTACTCTGATCACATCTGCAAGCGAACATAACTACCCGCCATATCTGTAGCTTCTGTCACTGTACCTGTATTTTCAGGCTTaactcaaacttttttttttttttttatataaacaaaaaaattacGGATAAACTGTAATTTCTACAGAAACCTAACCCTAAATGTTGGCATATCCACTCCTCCTATATTTATAGTTCACTGTTCTGGCAACAATTAAACTTTTCAAAGCTTTAACTATCAAAGCTTTACAGTTTTTCCATTTATCTCTCACTAACACACTTCCACAGTATCTACGGGTGGATATACCTTGTGCTTCACTGAGTATGTTTTTCCTTGAATTCAGTTTGTACACAgtgactctgtgtttgtttgtgtgtgtgctgtgtacatgcatgtgtgtgtgctttatgtgtgcgcgtgtgccTCCAGGCCTCGAGGCAAGTTTCTCCTAAATGACAATAGAGTGGAGATGCCTGAAGCACATGATGATATCCAGAGGGATGGGGGGGCTGAGGTGATTTCCATCCAAACGCAGGTACCTGAGGCAACAGAACAGGTACTTAACATTCCATTACAATGACAACTCCTGCGCTTCAAAATTAATTAGTTTCTTGTTAGACATTGGTAATTATCTTGTTCCTATTTACTTCCTCTCACTGTACTGGCACAGTGGTGCGCAGTTTTTAACTGAATATTAGAGACGTTACATAATGTGACATACCTTAGTCTGGGCACCACGCTGAGATCACTCATGTCGGCCTGCAGGCTGTAAGGGCAGAGCAGGGTACCATTGATGCCTATGAGGAAAACACAGTCATGAATGTCAAGTCTTCAAATGTTGCTTTCTTTCAAACAAGcaaagaatttaaaaatatataactgAATGAGattattttactcatttataATACTATTAATTTAATCTTGATAATTTATTGGGCACTCATTAAAAGATGTATAACAAAAAGACATGAATCAGTTACTGTAAAGCAAGATTATGAGTAAGACAgcaagaggaaataaaagaaaaagtcagtTATTGTGGAATTTCTTCACATAAGAACTAAGTTCTGAAGTGTGATTTAAACCATGTTAATGAATCTGAACCGAAGCTTTAAGGCCCTGCCAGAAAAAAACTTGTTCCACTCTAGGCTCgacacagaaaacaggaaggCAAGAGTTAGCTTGTCTCTGTCGAGCGTTAACAGTAAAATCTAAATCAGGGGTTCCCAATACGATCCCAAATTATCTATTATCCCTTATGGCATTTGCTAGTTAGCCTTCACTTGCGTCAAAAAATGCAACACTGTTTCACCTGAAGTCATCTGCAGTGGAGGATGAGATTTTCACACTACCGGCTGGCTGGCATTCATCTGAAGCTCAGGGCTCATGGACAGTTTTGGaacttactcacacacacataagtacCCAAACATGAGGAAGTGTGCTACCTCCTGAACTGCATTATTCAACTCTACTTATTTATGCGAGTCAGCCTTTTCCCACATGAAGATTATTAAGTCCAAATACCGTTCCACCGTGACTGATGATCATGTGGAAGCCCGCTTGAGGTTTTCTACCAGCAGCTACTGTCCGGACTATGCAACCCTGGCTGACTCCATTCAGCGCAAGTAAGGTAGAGACCATAATTGTATTGAATTGTAGGTAGATAATTTTGACATGGTCATTTTAAAAGAAGCTTGCAAGCCGAAAAAGTGTGGGCACCTGATCTAAGTGGTTTCACTATGCAAAATGACGTTGACTTATTCTACGAAGTAAGATACAGCACTAGTGCTCCAATGACTGTGAACTTGCTATTGGTTAATGGAGTTCCAGGTAAGGTCAGGGGGTTCAGACATATAAGATGAATAAATTAGGATTGTGCCAATATGCtagatttaaagctgcattactTGTGCttttggccactagagggcagacTAACTCAAACAGTCTTGACATATTATCTTGAATGGTGTAAAGTATTAGCAAACACgtgcctatttacacatctatCAGGCATGAATAGCATTAATATGGAGACATGTTTCTGGTCGACTGAGAAACCtaagtccaacattcactctcttttaatTTATTGTAGGAGGTTTATGATTATGGTTAAGTTAGATCACTTAAATACACTTGGTTAATGAGGTTTATGGCAGAGAAAGTAAACTGACTCATTGAAGACAATTCCAGATGTGAAAACACGTGCTTATGGTAAACAGATACTCAGCACAGGAGGTCTGGTGTTAATCGGAACTTGATATGTCctttatgtatattatatacatGTGCGTACAGACTGTGCTTGATTGATGTTTCGCATACACTTGCATTAGCCTTGCTTTTCCTGTTACAACTTTATCATTCTACTTAGTACTAAAAGGAGTTTGTAACCTTGTGTATTTCCTAGCATAGCTCTGCCCAGTGTTAACCTAACCACAGAGAATTAATTGAAAACACATGTGACATGTGCAGGGACTTGAATAGAAATGTATTGCAAAAAGgcaacattaaagctgcattaattgcTTTTCTGGCCACACAGGGGGCCatggaaacaagctgtaaacacaagaCTGACATGTCTATGTTATGCCtaaacagttgcctatttagACTTCTGGCACATGTAGAGCAACACAAGGTTATGTAGATTTGTCTTTCTGACCACCccacaaatgtaaacatgtcCTTTTATATCTGATGTCCGCTGCATCTGGAAACAAAGTTGTTGAGAGCTGTGAGAGTTAACCCagacagtaaagttgtgggttGGAAAGATTCTAAAGCACTTAAGTCGGGTGacaattctctgtgggttcattgTGATAATGATCCATTGTTATTGTAAGAATACTGgctagtgcagctttaagaacACTATGTTCTATAAAGATGATCGCGTGTCTCAACACATTTCTCACAACACATTTATGCGACCTTTTCCCACATATCCTGAGAACGGTGTTGGACTTACTCTCGATGCTGTTGTGGTTGAGATGCAGGTGCTCCAGGTGACCATTGAAGAGAGGAACAGAGGCGAGCTGGTTGTGGGCCAGCTGCAAGTCCAGCAGGGTGGAAACGTTGAACACATTTTTGGGAACTCCTTTATCGCTCAGCTGGTTGTAGTTCAGCCTCACAAATGCCAGGTGAGTGAAGCCTTTGAAGTAGTCTCTGAGTGAGAGAAAGATAGACAGAAAAGAACAATTGTGAGATTTAAAATCCAGCCACTGTTTAATAATGCATCCAGTGTATGTCTGCGTGCTTGTGTTCATCAGCTATGTGACAGCGTGTGCACTGTATACTTGCTTTGGGATGTCATCTATACGGTTCCTGTCCAGGAAAAGTTGAATGAGGCCACTGGGTACGCCATCAGGCATCTTCTTCAGGATGTTGTGAGCCAGATTGAGCTGCATGAGGCTTTTCAGGTCCCTGAATGTGTTCTTACCCAAGTCACTGTCACTCAGCTGAGGAGAAAGAGTACacattgtacagtatgttcactTATACACTACATCACTGCTCCAGTGATGCAATCAAGCAGTTATCACTGCTCATACCTAAACAGCACATTGATGCTCACAAAAGTACATTTAAACTGAGAGGTTTACCTGGTTGTGGTACAGGTCAAGCAGAGTCAGGTTCCCCATCTTGCTGAAGGCACCAGAAGGGATTTTGGAAATACGATTCCTACTGAGGCGGAGCTGCTCTAGGCTTGCTGGGAGGCCTGGAGGGACCTCTTTTAGCTGGTTACGGTGCACGTAGAGATACAGCAGTGCTGGAATCTTCTGAAATACCTGCACGAGAGAAAGATCTAGAATTTTTAGATGACTTTATGGTATTCTGGAATTATGAATATTAGTCAAGGAAACTCCCTCACCTGTTTATCTATTCGATGGATGCGGTTGTTTGCCAAGTTGACCCAGCGGACCTCAGTGGCGTTGACGAAAGGCTCTGCTGTCACCTCTGAGATGTAGTTGTTCTGCAGGTACAAGTAGTGGGTTCTGGATGGGATGACAGGGATCACACGGATGTTCCGGTTCTCACAGTTGAGAGAATTCGGGTAGCTTGGGGAGCAAAAGCACTCTCGGGGGCAGTCAGGATAGATGGAGGGCGGGCCCAGGATGGGCGGGGGGAAGTCAGTGGGCTCCTGGGGTTCTGGCTGTGCTGGTACAGCAGGCTTTGGGACAGAAGGCTTCCTGGTGGTGGTGCCTGGGCGCCTGGTGGGCTTCCTTGGCCGAGTTCTCTGGGTGTACACTGCCCCCATCAGGAGGAACAGAGCCAATGCAGAGAAGAGTCCCGCGCCGGCCTTCATCGTCCTACAATAGAGTACAAAACAGTGGAAGTTCATTTTTATATTCTACTATATGAGAGAAAGAAGTCAACCCACAACACACAACCTGTCATTTTGGTTCTACTGGTTAGCCAATGCCGTCAGCTAATTCTTCCCACTTAGAAGGTTTAACAACTGGAATATAttggttctttttttcttggccTATGTGGGAGCTCTGGGAGTCAGCAGTGCTGACTCTCAAGTGTGCACAAACTCTGTTTCCTTGATTAGCAGTCATTTAGAGGCTCACTGCCGACTAAGACAATTGTCTCCTAACACAGTGAAAACCTCAGTACACAgctgtttgtatttgtaattGTTCCTATTTTGGGAGGGTTTTGGGAATATTTCTTTGTGACTTGCAGCAAAAAATATTCTAAGGCACCACTGTTTTTTGTTCAAACTGCGTTGCGATAAAGAGCTTTCAGGGCTGAACTGGTGAAACAGTAGTATCAAGACAAATAATGAAGGAGGTTTCTTTTGGATCTTATCCATGAAAACAATGATTGTAGTACTGAAAACCAATACATTCAGCAGTCTGCCACctgcacttttattttcacatcaaaTATTGCTGTCTGATTACAAAAGTATAGAGCAAATGTTTCTATTTATGACTTAACTGTCCTGTTAGGCTGAAAATAATTAAGAGTCTGGTTAATGTTTTATGACTTTCCCAGTTTCTCTCAGAGTTTCTGTCAATGTGTATTAATAAGAAAAGAATGTTAATGAATGCTATGAATCAATTATGATAGATAACTATAGTAGATATTAGATATTTGGTTTGTGGTTTGGTAATCTAAGCAAGATGGAGAGGAGACAAGAAAGTCTAGGGAAGAGTGATTTGTTTAATCTAATTCAGCTTAAGGGTAGGAGGGGCAGATACTGGTACAGGAAATTAGTGCttaagatgaggaggagaggaaaggttTTGGGATAAAGGCTCTATTGTCAGCACTTGTCCAGAGGGAGAGCTGTGGAGGGGAAAACTGCAGGTCTGCAAGGTTAAAGCTCTTTGACCCATGAGAGGCCCAAAGGAAACTGGACCTAATCCCAATGACTCTGTGGTGGATCTTCATCTTAAAACATTGTACATATATGTTTAAAGTTTACAGGCAtagtttttactcttttttcaccatgttttcagtgtgagtTATTGTTTCAGAATTGTTTAGATTTAGGCATTTGATGAACTTAAATTAGCATGTTGATGGTACAGAGACCCATCCAAGACACACCTGTGAGTTTAAACtttcacaacaacagcagaaaggAAGTGATTTTAGGTTTGTACTGTAATTAATTGCTTTTCAAAATATGTCCAACAGATGTATGCAGCTTAGATCAGTTTGGCCCTTGTGTGTATACAATGTAATGACCTCCATGCTctcagacagagatggaaagacttacacacacacagatgcagatgttTGACTTATTGTCACAAAAATGTACCATTCGCTGGAGATAAATCCATTTTGCAGGGTGGAGTGATTTCCTTTCAGGCTGCGCTTACTGCATCTCTTTATCCCAACATTTTAGATTATACAGAatgcctgtttgtgtgcatttgtttctttgtaCTTTGTATTGTACCTCATCAGCATAAGCCTGCTGTAAACAATCACCACACAGCTGTCAAAA of Lates calcarifer isolate ASB-BC8 linkage group LG12, TLL_Latcal_v3, whole genome shotgun sequence contains these proteins:
- the il19l gene encoding interleukin 19 like produces the protein MKMLLGCSLCLLLLLSCLSKPAESRTVHLDSCSVKVHTHELRKYYSTIRSDVVAGDSEIGVKLLDRSLIKGVQEGQTCCFMHLVLRFYVERVFNNYASTEPQQQRSSSALANAFVSIRRDIHKCHCQCGEETQRKIDSLHAEFIKLQISQAAQKAMGELDTVLEWLEGLEKEN
- the prelp gene encoding prolargin; the protein is MKAGAGLFSALALFLLMGAVYTQRTRPRKPTRRPGTTTRKPSVPKPAVPAQPEPQEPTDFPPPILGPPSIYPDCPRECFCSPSYPNSLNCENRNIRVIPVIPSRTHYLYLQNNYISEVTAEPFVNATEVRWVNLANNRIHRIDKQVFQKIPALLYLYVHRNQLKEVPPGLPASLEQLRLSRNRISKIPSGAFSKMGNLTLLDLYHNQLSDSDLGKNTFRDLKSLMQLNLAHNILKKMPDGVPSGLIQLFLDRNRIDDIPKDYFKGFTHLAFVRLNYNQLSDKGVPKNVFNVSTLLDLQLAHNQLASVPLFNGHLEHLHLNHNSIESINGTLLCPYSLQADMSDLSVVPRLRYLRLDGNHLSPPIPLDIIMCFRHLHSIVI